One segment of bacterium DNA contains the following:
- the rplF gene encoding 50S ribosomal protein L6, translating into MSRIGKKPIAVPEGVEVKISSDLVEVTGPLGRLTQNLYPKIKVTKRDGQIFVERLSNNKYYRSLHGLVRSLINNLIIGVTKGFRKELIIIGMGYRAKLEGRVLNLQLGYSHPVKFPLPEGIEIKVEKQTQIMVSGIDKQLVGEVAAEIRRFRPPEPYKGKGIRYIDEHIKRKVGKAAAVSAGAPTKGGK; encoded by the coding sequence ATGTCCAGGATAGGTAAAAAACCAATTGCCGTACCAGAGGGGGTGGAAGTAAAAATAAGCAGTGACCTCGTCGAAGTGACTGGTCCTTTAGGAAGACTAACTCAAAACCTATATCCCAAAATAAAAGTTACTAAAAGGGATGGTCAAATTTTTGTAGAAAGGCTTTCCAATAATAAATACTATCGTTCGCTCCATGGATTGGTTCGCAGTCTTATTAATAATCTGATTATAGGAGTAACTAAAGGTTTTCGGAAAGAACTGATTATTATAGGCATGGGTTATAGAGCAAAGTTAGAGGGTAGAGTGTTAAATTTACAATTGGGTTATTCTCATCCTGTAAAATTTCCATTACCTGAGGGAATTGAGATAAAAGTGGAAAAGCAGACACAAATTATGGTCTCCGGGATTGATAAGCAACTGGTGGGTGAAGTTGCTGCTGAGATAAGGAGGTTCAGACCGCCTGAGCCTTATAAGGGGAAGGGGATACGATATATAGATGAGCATATCAAAAGGAAGGTGGGCAAAGCTGCCGCAGTAAGTGCTGGGGCTCCTACTAAAGGAGGGAAATAG
- the rpsH gene encoding 30S ribosomal protein S8, whose product MSISDPVADMLTRIRNANQKRKGKVDIPASKLKEKIVKVLKEEGFIANYKFISDRKQGILRVYLKYTPKQERVIKGMRRASRPGRRFYCRTDELPRVYRGLGVAIISTSQGVMTDKRCRETKLGGEVICYVW is encoded by the coding sequence TTGTCTATTTCTGATCCTGTTGCAGATATGCTTACAAGGATTCGTAATGCCAATCAGAAGAGGAAGGGGAAAGTAGATATTCCCGCATCAAAGTTAAAAGAGAAAATAGTAAAAGTTCTAAAAGAAGAAGGATTTATAGCTAATTATAAGTTTATCTCCGACCGCAAACAGGGGATTTTGAGAGTTTATTTAAAGTATACCCCAAAGCAGGAGAGGGTTATTAAAGGGATGAGGCGAGCTTCTCGACCCGGGAGGAGGTTTTATTGTAGGACTGATGAGCTTCCCCGGGTATATAGGGGACTTGGTGTAGCGATTATTTCAACTTCTCAGGGAGTGATGACTGATAAGAGGTGTCGGGAAACAAAGCTTGGCGGAGAAGTAATCTGTTATGTTTGGTGA